The DNA window ACCGTTACAGCGTATCCGATAACGCCTGTAGCAGATACAGGTCAGACGATTTGTTTTAACAATGCAACCCCTCAAGGATCTTGCGCTACTACAACGGCCACCTTCCCAAATCAGGATGGAGAACTTTTAAATTTTCCAAATGCAAAAGGAACACAAGCTATTTCGACTAACCCCGGTTACCCAAATGATCAAATCAATCAAGATACTTTAAAAGGTATCGTTTGGAAAACATGCCACGAAGGTCAAACAGGACCAACTTGTGCTGGAGGAACAGCTTCTACCAATAATCATGCATCAGCTACTACGCTATGTGGTAATTTGAATTCAGCAAATTCTGGAGCAGGCTATGCTGGATTAAAAAATTGGAGATTGCCGAATGTTTATGAATTGAACCAATTATTGGAACTTAACGGTAGCACGACGAATAACAACTATTGGAATGCAACTTTTTTCCCAAATGCACCAGCAGGAGGTTTAAGCAGATGGACTTCTTCATTAATATTGCCAGCGGCTACTAGTGCTATGACCCAAACTACTGAATACATTCAAAACCAGGCTACTTCCACTCCCAATTATGTTCAATGCGTGAGTGGACCCGCTTCTCCCGCTTTTGATATGGTTGATAATGGAGATGGAACAATTTTTGATAAAAGAACTAAATTGATTTGGCAAAGATGTGCTTTTGGACAAACTAATGATGCTACCTGTTCAGGTGCTCTCGCAACTAAAACCTGGACTAATTCATTGTTAGATTGTAAGAATTTAACTTTAGCAGGAAAGTCTTGGAGACTTCCCAATGCGAATGAATTTTTGACTCTAGTGGATTTGTCTATTACCACTGTTCCAAAAGTGAATCCTACTCTTTTTCCTAATTTTGGTGTTGCAAATTATGAGACTAGTTCAACCAATCAAAATAATCTTGCCTATTCCCATATTTTTGATACCAATGCTACTGGCTTTTATGGATGGTCAGGGAAAGGAAGTGTTTACAATTCCCGTTGCGTGGCTGGTCCTGAATAATGACTATAAGACAAATTAATACAACAGATGCTTCACAGTAGTTCCTTTGTTGATGAGTTGTTTAAGGGAATCAATGCCAATCTTTATCTGTAAGTCCACATAATCCTTAGTAACCTCATTGTCGCTTTGTTCGGTTTTAATTCCGTCGGGTTCCATTGGTTGATCGGATACGAGTAGTAGTGCGCCGGCTGGTATTTCGTTGTAGAAGGCAGTTGAGAAGATGGTTGCTGTTTCCATATCAATTGCCATGGCGCGAATTTTTTTAAGGTAGTTTTTAAATTCAGAATCCCATTCCCATACTCTTCTATTTGTTGTGTAGACCGTTCCTGTCCAATAGTCCTGGTTGTAGTCTCGAATTGTTGTAGATATCGCTTTTTGTAAGGCGAATGCGGGAAGGGAAGGGACTTCGGGGGGATAATAGTCATTTGACGTTCCTTCTCCTCTTATTGCCGCAATAGGAAGAATGAAATCACCTAGATCGTTTTTCTTCTTTAAACCTCCGCATTTTCCTAAGAATAAACAGGCTTGTGGTTTGATGGCACTGAGACAATCCATGATCGTTGCGGCATTGGGACTACCCATTCCGAAGTTAATAATCGTTATCCCCTCAGAAGTAGCACTTCGCATCGGTCTATTCAAGCCATCTACTTTTACATTATGCCAGTCTGCAAATTTCTGAACATAATTATCAAAGTTCGTCAGTAGTATATAACTTCCAAAGGCATCGAGTGTAACACCCGTATACCGCGGAAGCCAGCTTTCAACGATTTCTTTCTTTGTCTTCATAGTAAGTTCCTTTTGCCACAGAGGGGCAGAGGGGCGGGGGGCCAAAAATAATTATTTTTTTTTATTATTAATAAAAGGAGGGTGGATGATATTAAAAAACCCCCCCTCTCTTTCTTTTTTTTTTTAATAAAACCAAAAAAAAAAAAACAAAAAAAAAAAACCCCCTGCCACAGGGGCCCAGGGGCAAAGGGGCCCAGAGTAAAATTTTTTTTTCCCATTTTTTAATAAAGGCGGGGTGGAAATTAAAAAAAAAACCTTTTCTTCCCTTTTTATTTAATTAATAAACTAAAAAAAAAAACAAAAAAAAAAAAATCAAAATATCCTCTCGGTGCGCCTCTGTGGCGGTCCCTGTTTACTGCGAAGTTTTAACGTAAGGTGCGATGAGTGATTGGACATGTCCAGCTAATGTCTTGCTATCCATTGTTTTGATTGTATCTACTGTGACAGGAGGAAGGATTGTAATTGTGACATCGGCTGGTTTCATGATTCCGTTATTCTTTTCCAGTATATCTGCTGTTCCATCGATTGCGATTGGAACGATAGGCACCATAGCATCCATTGCCAGTCTCACACTTCCTGGTTTAAAGCTTTGAACCGGTCCACCTTTACTTCTTGTGCCTTCGGGGAAGATAACAAGAGAATGCCCCTGCTTGAGAACTTCTACTCCAGTCCCAATTGCCTCTGCTGATTTTGCACGATTTGATCTATCCATAAAAACACAATTCATCACTCGCATCCAAGCGCCTACAATTGGAATTTTTAATACTTCTACTTTTGAAATAAACCCAAATGGTTTAGGAACAAATCCAATGAGCACAGGAATATCAAAACTTCCCTGGTGATTGGCTACTATTACGACTGCTCCTTTCGGAAGGTTCTCAGCGCCAACTACTGTTATCCGCCCACCTACAATATTAACTAAACCTTTAGCCCATTTGCGGGGAGTTTTATTTTTCTCCCAATCTGTTTCTTCTACTGTCGCTAAATTTACTCTGCTTGCAATCCATCTCTCTATGAAACTCGCAAACCCTCGTATAAAAAAATACAAATAAAATCCAATTGTTCTAAACATGAAAACTCCTTTAGGAATTTTGCCACAGAGACACTGAGGCACAGAGATATTTATTTTCATCTCTGCTTTGGGAACGATATTTATTATAACTCATTTGTAAACATAATTTCCGAACATTTACTTTCTTCTCTGCGACTCTGTGTCTCCGTGGCAATCTTACTCAACTCATCTCTTGCTCTAATATCTTTCTGAATTCACTAGGAATAGAAAGCTTTGTATCAAGCCGATAGTCGTAATAGACTTGCACAGTCTTTGCTTTTGCATAGA is part of the Leptospiraceae bacterium genome and encodes:
- a CDS encoding 1-acyl-sn-glycerol-3-phosphate acyltransferase, which gives rise to MFRTIGFYLYFFIRGFASFIERWIASRVNLATVEETDWEKNKTPRKWAKGLVNIVGGRITVVGAENLPKGAVVIVANHQGSFDIPVLIGFVPKPFGFISKVEVLKIPIVGAWMRVMNCVFMDRSNRAKSAEAIGTGVEVLKQGHSLVIFPEGTRSKGGPVQSFKPGSVRLAMDAMVPIVPIAIDGTADILEKNNGIMKPADVTITILPPVTVDTIKTMDSKTLAGHVQSLIAPYVKTSQ
- a CDS encoding AMP nucleosidase, translated to MKTKKEIVESWLPRYTGVTLDAFGSYILLTNFDNYVQKFADWHNVKVDGLNRPMRSATSEGITIINFGMGSPNAATIMDCLSAIKPQACLFLGKCGGLKKKNDLGDFILPIAAIRGEGTSNDYYPPEVPSLPAFALQKAISTTIRDYNQDYWTGTVYTTNRRVWEWDSEFKNYLKKIRAMAIDMETATIFSTAFYNEIPAGALLLVSDQPMEPDGIKTEQSDNEVTKDYVDLQIKIGIDSLKQLINKGTTVKHLLY